The DNA window ACGACACCAACATCAAGcatctgtctgtttacctgGGGAAGTCTGCCATCAATGAAACTGAAGCTGACAAGGAACAGAGCTTCACGGTGGAGAAACTCATCATCCATCAGAAATTCAACGAGTCCAATTTTGACAATGACATAGGTAAGCACAACCGCACCATGTGAAAGAACACAGCTGCGTTTCCAGAGCAGGAACTTTCCACATGGATTAGGGACTTTAGGAGGTACTGATACATTTTCACTATGGGTCTGCAGGGGAGTTATAGCTTTCTGAAAGTACAAGTACTGGAGACTGGAACTTGTAAAGCTCAACATTTGTGATTGGTAAAGCACTGATGGCATTCAACTCTTTCAATTGCAAAAGACTTCAGTTCAAATAGCATCATGACACCATTTCAACACCTCCCTCTAATTACCATTCACGTGATCTTAAGTCAAATCTTTCTGAAAGCTTCGATTCACGGGTTGggatgacattttcaaaaaatggcAGAGCGCATGGTCGTAAgtgttttcacacttaaacCCAAAGCCTTTCCTGTACACAAATTCACAACGCGACTTTATTACTTCCAAGTTCAACAAGTTCCATTTTAAGGACTCAAGAGGCCTTGTTTGAAGCGCAGACAACTACAGTCTTGAGGAACTTTTCGATCCCttcaaaaatgacttttttattattataagcCCCAGGAAAAatttaaaattaattaatattGCAAAAACTTAAATTAATATTCAAATACTTGACCCTGTCGGCCACATGCCCTTAGAATCAACCTTACTGTTTCTTCCCCATACAGGGCCCTATTCTGCTTTTGGTGGAAACGAGGACTGTGAGTCAGTAAGAAAAGAGTCCAATGGTGCTAAGatacattttgtctttgtctttcagcGCTGTTGAAGATCAAAAGCAGAAGTGGAGGATGTGCGGTGAAGTCAGAGTCTGCTCGGACAGTGTGTCTTCCTCCGCTTCGCACTCAGCTTCCTGCAGGAATTCAGTGCAGCATCGCAGGATTTGGACATGAGAGATCCTGTATGTAGTGCAGATACTCTAACCCACAGATTAATGACAGACCTCTCATGCCATTTCAGTCATTCTTATCACCTATCAATGTGTTATCTGCAGTGGCGTGGCATTACTCCCAATACCTGAAAGAAGCTAAGGTGAAACTGATCTCCCGGCCTGAATGTAGAAGAGCATCGCACTATGGAGATCTCATCACAACAAACATGTTCTGTGCTGGGAGCCCAGACTGGAGCACTGATGCCTGCAAGGTAAAACTATTTACTCGCCCTTTTTGTTatcaaagagaaaatgtgtctaCCAGGAAACAAACTGTTTTGAACATACGCACATGTGCAGACAATTTAAAGACAgttatttgacattttcagaaTTATGAAAATATACAAGGTCGAGAGGCTTtaagatggagggagagaaataCATAGAATCAATGTTACAAAAATCAAATTAGAGACCTGTGGAATAAGAGAAACATGATTTATTCCCATTAATAAAAAGACTGACCTTCAGTTTGAGGGATAGGTAGTTGATGTCTTCTTTAAAGATGAGTCAGAGTCTGAAATATTTGTTATAGTCAGCagtttctatttaaaatccctaaatgtgtatatatgtgaAAGTTTGCAATGGAAAAGAGGAAGTTCAAGGAGTCCAGAGTTAACACTAAAAGAGAAAAGACTGAAGGCATATTGCTCCCAAAGAGTGATCTTTTCAAGACTTGCTGGTGAAGTATGCAAAAAATAAGAAGCGCTTAAAGAAAAGGATTTAAGATGTAATCTACAAACTAACACTCAACATGTTTCAAGCTGTGACTAAACCttgcttcctcttcctcttcctcacagGGGGACTCTGGTGGTCCGCTGGTGTGTGAGGTGTCAGGCCGGATGTTTCTGTACGGAGTGGTGAGCTGGGGCGACGGCTGTGCCAGAAGGAACAAACCAGGTGTTTACACCCAGGTCACCAACTACAACAAGTGGATCGCAGTAAAAACAGGGCTCAATAAATTCACCGATGGAGTCATGTATCCCCAAAAATGAAGCTGTGGCAGAATATAGGAGAATGggcatttcatttctttaaggAAAATTTGGCAGCATGCCTGCATAGCTTTTGTGTGCGAATGCAGGCATTTTGTCGTGTTGGAGTTGTGAGCTTTCTTACCGTTATTGTTTGGAAAAATTTCCATTTTGCACATTGAATATTTACTGTTGTAGCTGAAAGTGAATGTATTCTCAGTCGATAAGATAATGTTCTGTATATAATgtaaaataccttttttttttaaaagaggcaAGAACCGTTTTTATATCAAGAGTgtggatttctttttaaacaagctattgtttattaaagtttatttttcttattctaTTTAATGTAAGTATTTAATCCTGCAGAGGCTGGCCTTGCTGTTGAGCATTttcttaataaattaaatatttgtataacATGTCTGTCATGCTCTTTACTTTTCAAACTTGCACACACCTACCTGCATGCTGACacatctctgtttctctgtccttattacacacagagctgcagcagtggTGTGCATCCCAATTAATGAGCATTACTGCCTATCCAGTGAAATATATGATATCTAACTCTAGAAATactacaaaaaaatagaatccAGACTCTCACCCTGGTACTTTGTGACAGTGTGAATTTAACTCAGTTCATTATGTCCTtgatgggttagggttagggtttagtCCCTCAGTCTAACACTAGAGGGCACTGTTGTGTAACATTTACAGAGGAGGCGCAGTAGCTTTAGTGTAACCTTACAAATTGCCAAATGAACCTAATTTTAACAAACTAAATACAGACCATATGATGAGATAAAGAACGTATTTATTTACTTCAACAATTCTTTTTATTCTTCCAGATCATTTCAACAGCATATTTGGGGCTTTGTTCATGCATCTCTTATTCCCTGAATGACCTTggaatttacttttttttattttttattaaatatgacACCCAACAAAAACGTGAAGAAGCAGGTTTCACTTTGACTTGTATATCCCCTGCCTGACCCTTCAAGTCGCTgtttcaaataattatttttgtttagttttaaacTTACAGAGTGAAGCTTCCATCAATAAAAGTGATGAAAGATTTCATTTGGACAATTATTGGGAAACAAGAATCAACAGCTACACTACCAGCTAAATATGATCATCaagttttattattaaatgctaacatgctccTAATGACGGGGGTTAGGCAGGTATTACCAAATAACTTATTCAGCATCTTTAGTTAGTTAGGCTAGTTTTTGCTGATTAGCACCCCCGACAAAGCTGGCGGAAATTTTGTTGCTTTCTAGTTTACTCAAACACCAAAATACTGGGCACAGTAACCTGATGATGGTGCATTACATGAAAAGTGGGCTGAACACCAAATTCAAACACCTTCTCAGGAAAACATGAATGACAAGTATACCACATTCCAGGAACATGATTTATCCAGAACTCCAAATGTTAGAAGATAAGTCAGGGAGTCCCCGAACTCATTAGGATTTATCCTCTGGTCACCATGCATGTCTGAAAATGTTTATTGAAATCCATCCAGTAGTGATAAGCTCTCAGTTCTTTACtttgtgcaaaattaaaaattaaaacttgaaacaaaaatgaaaatctaCACACAGAATGCTCAGGTGGGACACATGAACCCAGAGGAGCCCTCCTAATGTCGAAAATGACAAATTACAAGCAGCTGAGGATATTTAAGCTCTTTCCCTATAGCCAGATAAAAACCAAGGTGgttcatatttttgtatttttctttactgTATTTCCACAAAGGAAGGGTTTTCGGTGCTATCTGGTTGGAAAAAAAGTACTGAGCGCTCATTTTGGGAGTACAAACACCAGCTGCAGACTCAGTTGAAATAGAGGCAAGgtactatttttttgtttgtctttcatgCTGTATTGTATGACTCAGCAAGAGGCTGTTGTTTATTTCCATATATTACCAGGTGGTTCTGCTGCAGTGTGGAGAAAGCCAAGCGTACGGTCGGACAACTTTTGATTCCCGGGAAACTCTCGGCTCAGCAGAAAGGAGTGAGTGTTTATGTGTACAGTTGTCCACTGACTCACACCTCTCTGTTTAATACCTCCAACACCTCCAACACCTCCCCTAAAGAAAGACCCATGCCACAGGAACACCCCCTCACTCAGAGCAGGAACATGTGAATCCACAACACAGAGATAGGGGAGACAAATTGCGGTGTCTTCAAATGCCAAATAATAGAGGATGATACATTTTGAAAGCCTTGAGTTCAGCTCATTGCCTTCTCAGCGTTGGTTTTTCAGAAATCAGAAGTGACTGATTTTGAACAATGGGGTGCAACGAAAAAGCAGCAAGGGGTTTGCAACCATCCATTCATCAAAGCTAACTAATCTGAGCTTATTTATTAGCTGCTTAATGAGCTAGATACATTTCTCGCAgaatgcaaaaaacaaaaatggcaGATGAAAGTCGCATTTTATATCCAGTCTTCCTTTCACCGGTCATTCAGCGTATCTGTGAAGCAAATCTTGACTGACTATGCCGAAATGGCCtcaaataaaggaataaatatTTGACAATTACCGAACGAAATAACAAGCAGCGGGAGAGCTGCTAATTCATGCAAAGATATACAACAACATTAGATTTCTAATGAACAGAAAAAGCTTGACCTCGAAAAACACAAAAGCGATCGATTTGTTCCCACGACGTCACGGCTGAGAGATAGGTTGTATCTGAATTAGCTTAGATGCTGAGTAGCTAACAACTAACAGTGAACAGTGCTATCAATGAAGGCATTGATATTATTAACACATGAGTTATGTTGACGTTCATCTCTGTACAGTTGTCTTGAAAAAAGAGCTATAGAGGCTGTCTATTTCTACCCTGTGGCATTTTAAAATGGGGCCAAATGGGCATTGACTCACTTTGagagcaagcctcaagtggccacttaaGGAGCTGCATTTTTCAGCGTCCCTGCGTTGGCTTCATTTCTCGACTCCCCAAGGTTGTCGTTTGATTAAGAACGCTTCAAGGCCTCTCTAAGCAACCTCCTGCAATGCTTTCTATCACAGTCTGTTTGGACAAGTCCACATATATACAGACAGTTTGCAGCAGTGCTACTGGGGCCAAACTCAGTTCAttctatcccccccccccccacacctcGATTACTCACAGACCCCAGTTTACTTTACTGCTCCTCTACTCTGCCTCGATCCATATATGGATTTGAGATGTTACGACTGCGAGTCTTGCTCCTCTTTAAGGACAAtttgtgaggaagaggagggaagaggagagaggaggacagggcAGTAAATATTCTAACCAGGGTGGCCAGAGTGTCCAGTCTTTCTGGTTTGGTTTGTAGCTGATTGTCCACACCAATAtaagggacacacacacacacacacacacacaggagggtCTCTCTCGGCTGCACACTACTTGGTTTACACCAGTTCTCAGGGGTATAAATACCTCTATTTTAGCTGCTGGGGGTCTCCGGTTTCCCCAAAACAGAATCAGATCTAAAAAAGTGGGACAACACAACAACGATAAGCTCCAACATTGTGACCCTTTTTCCTTTAATTACTCGAAGAGATGAGTTGCTTTCGCTTTAATGCACTCACAAATTCAAGTGCAACCTGTCAGGTGGGTGTGAAACCAGCGGGACAGCTGATTAAGGGAAGAAGTGGTAGATAACAGCCAGAGGGAGCGGCGGTGCAGGGTCTGAATGTCTTCGTCCTGCGGGAGAGACTCCTTCAGCCAGAAGCAGCAAGCTGAATAGCCGGGTCTTAATTTAGACCTGGACATTTAGGTCTGGAGACATGAACTCCTGACCCATCTTTTAATGAACATAGATCGTGTGTCAGATGCAGGTTTGAGGcctcaggaagaaaaaaatacattgacagttttgttcaatatttcaggccctaataataataataaaaaaaataataagctcctctatttcagctctaCTGGATACCAGCTGTGATCCCCTAATTGGCCGCTCTTCACTGAACCacgcacatttttttttttttttcactttttgggacttcaggcgCTCCGTAGTATTTAAATACCTGATTCAGACTGTGTGCTTTTCTTGTGTTGTTATTTAAGTtattgtgtttaatgtgtgattTTGTATGACTACCTGGGCCAGGTGTCTTTAATGTAAAAGAGACTTTGAACCTCTCCAGGATTAACTGGTGAAATAAAGGTAAAGTATAATGAGTAGTAAAAGTAGATAGAGTGCTTTTAAAATTCAAGTTACAAATTGCTTCATAAAGACAGCAATATAATAAAGtataagtttaaaataaaataatataacttaagattaaagctcctctgaggaTTTTTTCACTTGTTATTATCCAGAtttaaatgaatactgatgtctctttatggCGTTTAAGAGTTTCAGCGAGatgattgattatttctatattgttttaaataatgccTGAAACCACTGTGGTATGGTATAGGTGTCATATTA is part of the Labrus bergylta chromosome 10, fLabBer1.1, whole genome shotgun sequence genome and encodes:
- the plaua gene encoding plasminogen activator, urokinase a; the encoded protein is MNLLVILAVFAALSVDVAFSGKRSKKRWLPEPRETNNEMCRSGDGSSYRGFVSESAYGSRCINWNRFTQPRGASKGLGDHNYCRNPNGSLMPWCRVRRGQKYLREFCDIPRCSTETVKPPQAVDTELTCGERSERRLNKIVGGSFSPIESQPWVAALFQQRSGFLCGGSLIAPCWVVTAAHCFSDGDDTNIKHLSVYLGKSAINETEADKEQSFTVEKLIIHQKFNESNFDNDIALLKIKSRSGGCAVKSESARTVCLPPLRTQLPAGIQCSIAGFGHERSLAWHYSQYLKEAKVKLISRPECRRASHYGDLITTNMFCAGSPDWSTDACKGDSGGPLVCEVSGRMFLYGVVSWGDGCARRNKPGVYTQVTNYNKWIAVKTGLNKFTDGVMYPQK